The following are from one region of the Pseudomonas lalucatii genome:
- the phnE gene encoding phosphonate ABC transporter, permease protein PhnE, giving the protein MNPPLSRRLVNLGLLLSVAAAVLASFAYLGIDLAGLFAGDSPSQMASYAGAFLRPDFTAAHLRAIGSGAIETLAMSALGTLLAVLLGLLLALPAAGRLGWLAHGGARLLLNALRAVPELVWAALVVLAAGLGPNAGTLALALHTTGVLGRLFAEALENTPKTAAEAIRLGGGGALVAFCYGTLPAVWPQLLAYSLYRWENNIRMASVLGFVGAGGLGQMLYVHLSLFQEARAASVILAMLVLVLGVDALSTWARQRWVSG; this is encoded by the coding sequence ATGAACCCGCCCCTGTCCCGGCGACTGGTCAATCTCGGGCTGCTGCTGAGCGTGGCGGCGGCAGTGCTGGCATCGTTCGCCTACCTGGGCATCGATCTCGCCGGCCTGTTCGCCGGCGACAGCCCGAGCCAGATGGCCAGCTACGCCGGTGCATTCCTGCGCCCCGACTTCACCGCCGCGCACCTGCGGGCCATCGGCAGCGGCGCCATCGAGACCCTGGCCATGTCGGCCCTGGGCACCCTGCTGGCGGTGCTGCTCGGCCTGCTGCTGGCCTTGCCGGCCGCAGGGCGCCTGGGCTGGCTGGCGCACGGCGGCGCACGCCTGCTGCTCAATGCCCTGCGCGCGGTCCCGGAGCTGGTCTGGGCGGCCCTGGTGGTGCTGGCCGCCGGCCTCGGGCCGAATGCCGGCACCCTGGCCCTGGCCCTGCATACCACAGGCGTGCTCGGCCGGCTGTTCGCCGAGGCCCTGGAAAACACCCCGAAGACGGCGGCCGAGGCCATCCGCCTGGGCGGTGGCGGCGCGCTCGTGGCCTTCTGCTACGGCACCCTGCCGGCGGTCTGGCCGCAACTGCTGGCCTACTCGCTGTATCGCTGGGAGAACAATATCCGCATGGCCAGCGTGCTGGGCTTCGTCGGCGCCGGCGGCCTGGGCCAGATGCTCTACGTCCACCTCAGCCTGTTCCAGGAGGCCCGGGCGGCGAGCGTGATCCTGGCCATGCTGGTTCTGGTACTGGGCGTCGACGCCCTCAGCACCTGGGCGCGGCAACGCTGGGTCAGCGGCTAG
- a CDS encoding NAD(P)-dependent oxidoreductase: MTASLPAIAFAGIGLMGLPMTRRLLAAGYPLRVWNRSPNKCAPLLEQGARLAQTPKQLCEGAEVVLLCLANTAVVREVVFGPGGIAEGARPGQLLVDMSSLEPAATREMAAELERRCGMRWVDAPVSGGTAGAETGSLAIMAGGRVADVERVRPILAHLGQRLTRMGEVGAGQVTKACNQMIVACNALVIAEVVALAERAGVDAGLIAQALAGGFADSKPLQILAPQMAASQFEPVRWHVRTLLKDLDTAVRLSHESGSATPLSGLAAQLMRLHGSRGNLEHDPATLVELYRAGPA; encoded by the coding sequence ATGACCGCCTCGCTGCCAGCCATCGCCTTCGCCGGTATCGGCCTGATGGGCCTGCCCATGACTCGCCGTCTGCTCGCCGCCGGCTACCCGCTGCGGGTGTGGAACCGTTCGCCGAACAAGTGCGCGCCGCTGCTGGAGCAGGGCGCGCGCCTGGCGCAGACGCCTAAGCAGCTGTGTGAGGGTGCCGAGGTGGTGCTGCTGTGCCTGGCCAATACCGCGGTGGTGCGCGAGGTGGTGTTCGGTCCCGGCGGCATTGCCGAAGGCGCGAGGCCGGGGCAGCTGCTGGTGGACATGTCCAGCCTGGAGCCGGCGGCGACCCGCGAGATGGCGGCCGAGCTGGAGCGGCGCTGCGGCATGCGCTGGGTGGATGCGCCGGTCTCCGGCGGCACCGCCGGCGCCGAGACCGGCAGCCTGGCGATCATGGCCGGCGGCCGGGTGGCGGATGTCGAGCGGGTGCGGCCGATCCTCGCCCACCTGGGCCAGCGCCTGACGCGCATGGGCGAGGTGGGGGCCGGCCAGGTGACCAAGGCGTGCAACCAGATGATAGTGGCCTGCAATGCCCTGGTGATCGCCGAGGTGGTGGCCCTGGCCGAGCGCGCCGGGGTCGATGCCGGCCTGATCGCGCAGGCCCTGGCCGGCGGCTTCGCCGACTCCAAACCGCTGCAGATACTCGCACCGCAGATGGCCGCCAGCCAGTTCGAGCCGGTCAGGTGGCATGTGCGCACCCTGCTCAAGGACCTCGATACCGCGGTCAGGCTGTCCCACGAGAGCGGCTCGGCGACGCCGCTCAGCGGCCTGGCCGCGCAGCTGATGCGTCTGCACGGCAGCCGGGGCAACCTGGAGCACGACCCGGCGACCCTGGTCGAGCTGTATCGGGCGGGCCCGGCATGA
- a CDS encoding hydroxypyruvate isomerase family protein, whose amino-acid sequence MRIAANLSLLFAELPLRERIVAAGAAGFDGVEIQFPYELPAIVLKEALERAGLPLVLINLPAGDLMRGGAGLAAVPARQDEFDAALEQALSYAAMTRPACVNVLPGRLAEGVDRAQALATLAGNLRRTAEAFRLLGIGVLVEAINPLDMPGFLINTPQQLDELLRAVAHPNCLAQYDLYHMARQGIDPVAGIERLAGRIGHVQFADCPGRGTPGSGGLDFAAALAALRASGYRGWLGAEYRPGAAGTAAELGWLAEWRASRL is encoded by the coding sequence ATGAGGATCGCCGCCAACCTGTCGCTGCTGTTCGCCGAGCTGCCGCTGCGCGAGCGCATCGTCGCCGCCGGCGCGGCCGGCTTCGACGGCGTGGAGATCCAGTTTCCCTACGAGCTGCCGGCCATCGTCCTGAAGGAGGCGCTGGAGCGCGCCGGCCTGCCCCTGGTGCTGATCAACCTGCCGGCCGGCGACCTGATGCGCGGCGGCGCCGGCCTGGCCGCGGTACCGGCGCGCCAGGACGAGTTCGACGCGGCGCTGGAGCAGGCGCTGAGCTACGCGGCGATGACGCGCCCGGCCTGCGTCAACGTGCTGCCGGGGCGCCTGGCCGAAGGGGTGGACCGCGCGCAGGCGCTGGCGACCCTCGCCGGCAATCTGCGGCGGACCGCCGAGGCCTTCCGCCTGCTGGGCATCGGGGTGCTGGTGGAGGCGATCAATCCGCTGGACATGCCGGGCTTCCTGATCAATACGCCGCAGCAGCTGGACGAGCTGCTGCGAGCGGTCGCGCACCCGAACTGCCTGGCGCAATACGACCTCTATCACATGGCCCGCCAGGGCATCGACCCGGTGGCGGGCATCGAGCGGTTGGCCGGGCGCATCGGCCATGTGCAGTTCGCCGACTGCCCGGGTCGCGGCACGCCGGGCAGCGGCGGCCTGGACTTCGCCGCGGCGCTGGCGGCGCTGCGCGCCTCGGGCTATCGCGGTTGGCTGGGGGCGGAGTACCGGCCGGGGGCGGCGGGCACGGCGGCGGAACTGGGCTGGTTGGCCGAGTGGCGCGCCAGCCGTTTATGA
- a CDS encoding DUF2288 domain-containing protein: MTEQPSTLYAKLLGETAPIRWQELQPFFARGALLWVEGAEDLVAVAEAVAENDQSRVAGWLQGGLLRKVDDGLAEELLSRDPQLWAVVVAPWVLVQERAARPA, encoded by the coding sequence ATGACTGAACAACCTAGCACCCTCTATGCCAAGCTGCTTGGAGAAACTGCACCTATTCGTTGGCAGGAGCTGCAGCCGTTCTTCGCCCGGGGCGCGCTGCTGTGGGTCGAAGGGGCCGAGGATCTGGTCGCCGTGGCCGAGGCCGTGGCCGAAAATGACCAGTCCCGAGTCGCCGGCTGGCTGCAGGGCGGCCTGCTGCGCAAGGTGGACGATGGCCTCGCCGAAGAGCTGCTGAGCCGCGACCCCCAGCTATGGGCCGTGGTGGTGGCGCCCTGGGTGCTGGTGCAGGAGCGCGCCGCGCGCCCGGCCTGA
- a CDS encoding DUF5064 family protein, translating into MFEPGHLHRVNPVATADQPKYSIDLHYEVRQDPVEGPMLHMRMHGEVAGQAFEEEFELHRDTAFNFASVASRIARKHGLPAGTSLLLRDHQEYDHMFADIRAKLGSHTGDPVNLDHLEKDGL; encoded by the coding sequence ATGTTCGAACCCGGCCATCTGCATCGCGTCAATCCGGTCGCCACGGCCGACCAGCCCAAGTACAGCATCGACCTGCACTACGAGGTGCGCCAGGACCCGGTGGAGGGGCCGATGCTGCATATGCGCATGCACGGCGAGGTGGCGGGCCAGGCGTTCGAGGAGGAGTTCGAGCTGCACCGCGACACCGCCTTCAATTTCGCCAGCGTGGCCAGCCGCATCGCCCGCAAGCACGGCCTGCCGGCCGGCACCAGCCTGCTGCTGCGCGATCATCAGGAGTACGACCACATGTTCGCCGACATCCGCGCCAAGCTCGGTAGCCATACCGGCGACCCGGTGAACCTCGACCACCTGGAGAAGGACGGGCTCTAG
- a CDS encoding PhnE/PtxC family ABC transporter permease: MLKSAPRDPAALPRLALTLLALLLLWPGLQMSELDLSVLFDDHNAANMGRFLGDFWPPAHDGAFLQLLGRATLETLAIATAGMALALLLAVPGALLASRALSLSALHRGGRPSAWAQALRWPVRAVLILMRSVPEIVWALLFVRAVGLGPTAGVLAIAITYSGMLGKVYAEIFESVDPRPGRALLVAGSPRLAAFAYGVLPNAAAEMLSYTVYRWECAIRASVVMGFVGAGGLGQQIDLSMRMFAGAEVASMLLCFLALVLLADQLSRLLRARLL, from the coding sequence ATGCTGAAGTCGGCCCCGCGCGACCCGGCCGCCCTGCCGCGCCTGGCCCTGACCCTGCTCGCCCTGTTGCTGCTGTGGCCCGGGCTGCAGATGAGCGAGCTGGACCTTAGCGTGCTGTTCGACGACCACAACGCCGCGAACATGGGGCGCTTCCTCGGCGACTTCTGGCCACCGGCCCACGACGGTGCATTCCTCCAGCTCCTCGGCCGGGCCACCCTGGAAACCCTGGCCATCGCAACGGCCGGCATGGCCCTGGCCCTGCTGCTGGCGGTTCCCGGCGCGCTGCTGGCCAGCCGCGCGCTGTCGCTGTCGGCGCTGCACCGCGGCGGCCGGCCGAGCGCCTGGGCACAGGCCCTGCGCTGGCCGGTGCGGGCCGTGCTGATCCTGATGCGTAGCGTGCCGGAGATCGTCTGGGCCCTGCTGTTCGTGCGCGCCGTGGGTCTGGGCCCGACCGCCGGCGTGCTGGCCATCGCCATCACCTACAGCGGCATGCTCGGCAAGGTCTACGCGGAGATCTTCGAGTCGGTCGACCCGCGCCCCGGCCGCGCCCTGCTGGTCGCCGGCAGCCCGCGCCTGGCCGCCTTCGCCTATGGCGTGCTGCCCAACGCCGCGGCGGAGATGCTCTCCTACACGGTCTATCGCTGGGAATGTGCGATCCGCGCCTCGGTGGTGATGGGCTTCGTCGGCGCCGGTGGCCTGGGCCAGCAGATCGACCTGTCGATGCGCATGTTCGCCGGCGCCGAGGTGGCGAGCATGCTGCTGTGCTTCCTCGCCCTGGTGCTGCTGGCCGACCAGCTCAGCCGCCTGCTGCGCGCGAGGCTGCTATGA
- a CDS encoding branched-chain amino acid ABC transporter substrate-binding protein gives MNKATKQISKLFAAMAMAGVASYSVAADTIKIGMAGPVTGAVAQYGEMQFIGAKMAIEQINKAGGVNGAMLEGVVYDDACDPKQAVAVANKIVNDEVSFVIGHLCSSSTQPASDIYEDEGILMVTPASTSPDITARGYELVFRTIGLDSLQGPTAGNFIADHVKPKNVAVIHDKQQYGEGIATAVKQTLEGKGVNVALFEGINAGDKDFSAMISKLKQANVDFVYYGGYHPELGLLLRQSSEKGLKVRFMGPEGVGNKEISAIAGPASEGLLVTLPKSFDQDPKNQALVEAFKAKNEDPTGPFVFPAYAAVQVIAEGIAKAGDTDTAKVAAALRANSFDTPTGTLAFDEKGDLKDFSFVVYEWHQDGTKSEAK, from the coding sequence ATGAACAAGGCTACTAAGCAGATTTCCAAACTGTTTGCCGCCATGGCCATGGCCGGCGTCGCCAGCTACTCGGTCGCGGCCGATACCATCAAGATCGGCATGGCCGGTCCGGTCACCGGCGCGGTCGCCCAGTACGGCGAGATGCAATTCATCGGTGCCAAGATGGCCATCGAGCAGATCAACAAGGCCGGCGGGGTGAACGGCGCGATGCTCGAAGGCGTGGTCTACGACGATGCCTGCGATCCGAAGCAGGCCGTGGCCGTAGCCAACAAGATCGTCAACGACGAAGTCAGCTTCGTCATCGGCCACCTGTGCTCCAGCTCCACTCAGCCGGCGTCCGACATCTACGAAGACGAAGGCATCCTGATGGTCACCCCGGCCTCCACCAGCCCGGACATCACCGCCCGCGGCTACGAGCTGGTGTTCCGCACCATCGGCCTGGACAGCCTGCAGGGCCCGACCGCCGGCAACTTCATCGCCGACCACGTCAAGCCGAAGAACGTCGCGGTCATCCACGACAAGCAGCAGTACGGCGAAGGCATCGCCACCGCGGTCAAGCAGACCCTGGAAGGCAAGGGTGTGAACGTCGCCCTGTTCGAAGGCATCAACGCCGGCGACAAGGACTTCTCGGCGATGATCTCCAAGCTCAAGCAGGCCAACGTCGACTTCGTCTACTACGGCGGCTACCACCCGGAACTGGGCCTGCTGCTGCGCCAGTCGTCGGAGAAGGGCCTGAAGGTCCGCTTCATGGGTCCGGAAGGCGTGGGTAACAAGGAAATCTCCGCCATCGCCGGCCCGGCCTCCGAAGGCCTGCTGGTGACCCTGCCGAAGTCCTTCGACCAGGATCCGAAGAACCAGGCGCTGGTCGAGGCCTTCAAGGCCAAGAACGAAGACCCAACCGGCCCGTTCGTGTTCCCGGCCTACGCCGCCGTGCAGGTCATCGCCGAAGGCATCGCCAAGGCTGGCGACACCGACACCGCCAAGGTCGCCGCGGCCCTGCGCGCCAACAGCTTCGACACCCCGACCGGCACCCTGGCCTTCGACGAGAAGGGTGACCTGAAGGACTTCAGCTTCGTGGTCTACGAGTGGCACCAGGACGGTACCAAGTCCGAAGCCAAGTAA
- a CDS encoding phosphonate ABC transporter ATP-binding protein, with protein MSLRLEGVGLAHANGRVALAHIDLQVQAGERLAIIGPSGAGKTSLLRLLATGLRPSGGELSLLGHDPWQLGARQRQRLRARIGLIHQAPPLPPRQRVVTAVLAGRLGQWSLARSLLSLLHPVDMAGAQAALARLDLGDKLFERCDQLSGGQLQRVGIARALYQAPELILADEPVSAMDPLLAVHTLSVLNHEAASRGMTLLASLHAVDLALAHFPRIIGLRDGRIVFDLPPAAIQQAQLDALYANEQLQAAPASPTPLPSRVQIPRC; from the coding sequence GTGAGCCTGAGGCTCGAAGGCGTGGGCCTGGCCCACGCCAACGGCCGGGTCGCCCTCGCCCACATCGACCTGCAGGTCCAGGCCGGTGAACGGCTGGCCATCATCGGCCCCTCCGGCGCGGGCAAGACCAGCCTGCTGCGCCTGCTCGCCACCGGCCTGCGCCCCAGCGGCGGGGAGCTCAGCCTGCTCGGGCACGACCCCTGGCAACTCGGCGCCCGCCAGCGCCAGCGCCTGCGCGCGCGCATCGGCCTGATTCACCAGGCGCCGCCACTGCCGCCGCGCCAACGGGTGGTCACCGCGGTGCTGGCCGGCCGCCTCGGCCAGTGGTCGCTGGCCAGGAGCCTGCTCAGCCTGCTGCACCCGGTCGACATGGCGGGCGCCCAGGCCGCCCTGGCGCGCCTCGACCTGGGCGACAAGCTCTTCGAACGCTGCGACCAGCTGTCCGGCGGCCAGCTGCAGCGCGTCGGCATCGCCCGGGCGCTGTACCAGGCGCCCGAGCTGATCCTCGCCGACGAGCCGGTGTCGGCCATGGACCCGCTGCTCGCCGTGCATACCCTGAGCGTGCTCAACCACGAGGCGGCCAGCCGCGGCATGACCCTGCTGGCCAGCCTGCACGCGGTGGACCTGGCCCTGGCGCACTTCCCGCGGATCATCGGCCTGCGCGACGGCAGGATCGTCTTCGACCTGCCGCCGGCGGCGATCCAGCAGGCCCAGCTGGACGCCCTGTACGCCAACGAACAACTGCAGGCCGCACCCGCCTCGCCAACGCCGCTGCCGTCGCGCGTGCAGATTCCGCGATGCTGA
- a CDS encoding putative bifunctional diguanylate cyclase/phosphodiesterase, whose translation MDWLHLRFTSELPPGGQLILQAAHSPWLVLLACAVACAAAYAALEMVERARRCQRPGTRNLWCWMGALSLAGGIWSAHFITMLAYQTQVAVRYDLPATLASLLYAFFPALLALHLLAGKPLDGRRCALAALCFGLGVTAMHYGGLSAMHSGAASYLQPWLLALSIVLSVACCFAAFLLEQRALQGGTERHWPRKGAAALLLGLAIVAMHLVGTAALTLALPMGSALQMQGAANAAQLALIVGCVTLLSIGAGLWAAWGDRPQEHKAREQLQVSSLIDQLDLARASLQQVAQFDSLTELFNRQGLDEALSEMMQAHRQRGTPLAVMFLDIDHFKRINDSLGHAAGDELLRVLAERVHGVLRDNDVLARFGGDEFCVVASLNDNEEARHLAQRLLQRIKEPVVLAGRSIVMTSSIGISLFPKDGESCEELLKHADLALYQSKGSGRNNAQFFSTPLKTKASFELQLEEELRGALQRDQGLLLYYQPILDLGNGQVSKLEALVRWQHPQHGLLTPERFIGIAEANGFIAELDAWVLRRACRDLRLLDETGYPQLRVAVNCSALNLGRTELLQEVGEALADGGVEAQRLELEVTENALMGNINRAAGLLQQIRELGVSLSIDDFGTGYSSLAYLKRLPLDTLKIDRSFIQDVPTSRQDMEIIQAVIGMAHTLHLKVVAEGVETAQQLAFLHEHGCDYLQGYLLSQPLPLAQLLEFLRQHTGGAEALPLLSNCR comes from the coding sequence ATGGATTGGCTACATCTTCGCTTTACCTCCGAGCTGCCGCCGGGTGGCCAGCTGATCCTCCAGGCCGCCCACTCCCCCTGGCTGGTTCTGCTGGCCTGTGCAGTCGCCTGCGCCGCAGCCTATGCCGCGCTGGAGATGGTCGAACGGGCCCGGCGCTGCCAGCGCCCGGGCACCCGCAACCTCTGGTGCTGGATGGGCGCCCTGAGTCTGGCGGGCGGCATCTGGTCGGCGCATTTCATCACCATGCTGGCCTATCAGACCCAGGTCGCCGTTCGCTACGACCTGCCGGCCACCCTGGCCTCGCTGCTGTATGCCTTCTTTCCCGCCCTGCTGGCGCTGCACCTGCTCGCGGGCAAGCCACTGGACGGCCGGCGCTGCGCGCTGGCGGCGCTGTGCTTCGGTCTCGGCGTCACGGCCATGCACTACGGCGGCCTGAGCGCGATGCACTCCGGCGCCGCCAGTTACCTGCAGCCCTGGTTGCTGGCGCTGTCCATCGTCCTGTCCGTCGCCTGCTGTTTCGCCGCCTTTCTGCTCGAGCAGCGCGCGCTCCAGGGCGGCACCGAGCGCCATTGGCCACGCAAGGGCGCCGCGGCCCTGCTGCTGGGCCTGGCCATTGTCGCGATGCATCTCGTCGGGACGGCGGCACTGACCCTGGCGCTGCCCATGGGCAGCGCCCTGCAGATGCAGGGGGCCGCCAACGCCGCGCAACTGGCGCTGATCGTCGGATGCGTCACCCTGCTCAGCATCGGCGCCGGCCTCTGGGCGGCCTGGGGCGACAGGCCCCAGGAGCACAAGGCCCGCGAGCAACTGCAGGTCAGCAGCCTGATCGACCAGCTCGACCTGGCCCGCGCCTCGCTGCAGCAGGTCGCCCAGTTCGATTCGCTGACCGAGCTGTTCAATCGCCAGGGCCTGGACGAGGCCCTGTCCGAGATGATGCAGGCGCACCGGCAGCGGGGCACGCCGTTGGCGGTGATGTTCCTCGACATCGATCACTTCAAGCGCATCAACGACAGCCTCGGCCACGCCGCCGGCGACGAGCTGCTCCGGGTGCTCGCCGAACGGGTCCACGGCGTGTTGCGCGACAACGACGTGCTGGCCCGCTTCGGTGGCGACGAATTCTGCGTGGTCGCCAGCCTGAACGACAACGAGGAGGCCCGGCACCTGGCGCAACGCCTGCTGCAACGCATCAAGGAGCCCGTGGTCCTGGCCGGACGCAGCATAGTGATGACCTCCAGCATCGGCATCAGCCTGTTCCCCAAGGACGGGGAGAGCTGCGAGGAACTGCTCAAGCATGCCGACCTGGCGCTGTACCAGTCCAAGGGCAGCGGGCGCAACAATGCCCAGTTCTTCAGCACGCCACTCAAGACCAAGGCCAGCTTCGAACTGCAACTGGAGGAGGAGCTGCGCGGCGCGCTGCAACGGGACCAGGGCCTGCTGCTCTACTACCAGCCGATTCTCGATCTGGGCAACGGCCAGGTGAGCAAGCTCGAGGCCCTGGTGCGCTGGCAGCACCCGCAGCACGGCCTGCTCACCCCGGAACGCTTCATCGGTATCGCCGAGGCCAACGGTTTCATCGCCGAGCTCGACGCCTGGGTGCTGCGCCGCGCCTGCCGCGACCTGCGCCTGCTGGACGAGACCGGCTATCCGCAGCTGCGGGTGGCGGTGAACTGCTCGGCGCTCAACCTGGGTCGCACGGAGCTGCTGCAGGAGGTGGGCGAAGCCCTCGCCGACGGCGGGGTGGAGGCCCAACGCCTGGAACTGGAGGTGACCGAGAACGCCCTGATGGGCAACATCAACCGGGCCGCCGGCCTGCTGCAACAGATTCGCGAACTGGGCGTCAGCCTGTCCATCGACGATTTCGGCACCGGCTACTCGTCCCTGGCCTACCTCAAGCGCCTGCCCCTCGACACCCTGAAGATCGACCGCTCCTTCATCCAGGACGTGCCCACCTCACGCCAGGACATGGAGATCATCCAGGCGGTCATCGGCATGGCCCACACCCTGCACCTCAAGGTGGTCGCCGAGGGCGTCGAGACCGCTCAGCAGCTGGCCTTCCTCCACGAGCACGGCTGCGACTACCTGCAAGGCTACCTGCTCAGCCAGCCCCTGCCGCTGGCGCAGCTGCTGGAATTCCTCCGCCAGCACACGGGCGGTGCCGAAGCCCTGCCCCTGCTGTCGAACTGTCGCTGA
- a CDS encoding putative selenate ABC transporter substrate-binding protein → MKLNNTLALVAGLALSVSSLFAQAADVLKVSAIPDEAPTELLRKFQPLGAYLEQQLGMPVEFVPVTDYAAVVEALAAERIDMAWLGGFTFVQVRLKSGDAIPLVQRAEDEKFTSKIISADPAVHSLQDLKGKTFAFGSVSSTSGSLMPRYFMLQDGIQPEDFFSRIAYSGAHDATAAWVQAGKADGGVLNASVWDKLVAAGKVDSDKVRVIATTPPYYDYNWTVRGGLDPALRDKLKAAFLALDPANPEHKAILDLQAASRFIETQAQNYQGIEEAARAAGLLQ, encoded by the coding sequence ATGAAGCTCAACAACACCCTGGCGCTCGTCGCCGGCCTCGCCCTGTCCGTATCGTCCCTGTTCGCCCAAGCCGCCGACGTCCTCAAGGTCTCGGCCATCCCCGACGAAGCCCCCACCGAACTGCTGCGCAAGTTCCAGCCCCTCGGCGCCTACCTCGAGCAACAGCTGGGCATGCCGGTCGAGTTCGTCCCGGTGACCGACTATGCCGCAGTGGTCGAAGCCCTCGCCGCCGAGCGCATCGACATGGCCTGGCTGGGCGGCTTCACCTTCGTCCAGGTCCGCCTGAAGAGCGGCGACGCCATTCCCCTGGTGCAGCGCGCCGAGGACGAGAAGTTCACCAGCAAGATCATCAGCGCCGACCCGGCCGTGCACTCGCTGCAGGATCTCAAGGGCAAGACCTTCGCCTTCGGCTCGGTGTCCTCCACCTCAGGCAGCCTGATGCCGCGGTACTTCATGCTGCAGGACGGCATCCAGCCGGAGGACTTCTTCAGCCGCATCGCCTATTCCGGTGCCCACGACGCCACCGCCGCCTGGGTCCAGGCCGGCAAGGCCGACGGCGGCGTGCTCAACGCCTCGGTGTGGGACAAGCTGGTCGCCGCCGGCAAGGTCGACAGCGACAAGGTCCGGGTGATCGCCACCACCCCGCCCTACTACGACTACAACTGGACGGTGCGCGGCGGCCTCGACCCGGCCCTGCGCGACAAGCTCAAGGCCGCCTTCCTCGCCCTCGATCCGGCCAATCCCGAGCACAAGGCGATCCTCGACCTGCAGGCCGCCAGCCGCTTCATCGAGACCCAGGCGCAGAACTACCAAGGCATCGAGGAAGCAGCCCGCGCGGCCGGCCTGTTGCAGTGA
- a CDS encoding GGDEF domain-containing protein, with product MSVPFVSQPARPLPHLTRCSLWLGFGLLLAQLLWPAEPLAADKLRLQLRWLHQFQFAGYYMALEKGFYRQAGLEVEILPGGPQAAKPIAALLDGEVDFAIANSGLVIARMQGKPVVALAAIMQSSPVVWIVRADSGIYAPQDLAGKRVMLLDPPESAELRLTLLREGLDLDRLQVSPPSFDPLDLVDGHTDAYNGYTSNEPFWLQQQQIPYRLINPREYGVNFYNDVLATREAVLRDRPQQVEAFTQASLRGWQYALDNIEESVQLIHRRYAPEKSLEHLRFEAQELKKLIMPELVQLGHMNPGRWQTIANSYVELGMARGSGDLDGFLYLGPAQTDHRLLYQVLGGAALALLLLGSVALRFAHLTKRLRLEIGARRQAEQELRDSNLQLEKLASTDRLTGLWTRLRLEEVAHQEIKRATRYDLPLCLIFFDIDRFKTVNDQHGHETGDRVLSAVAQRIKAQLRESDCLCRWGGEEFIILMPHADLEHAAVMAEKLRILVAATPVTEQIGVTASFGVAQWRPGQSLRELMQCADQVLYLAKQRGRNRIECYAPPAPQASS from the coding sequence ATGTCAGTACCCTTTGTCAGCCAGCCAGCTCGCCCCCTACCCCATCTGACCCGCTGCTCGCTGTGGCTGGGCTTCGGCCTGCTCCTCGCACAGCTGCTGTGGCCGGCCGAGCCCCTGGCGGCGGACAAGTTGCGCCTGCAACTGCGCTGGCTGCACCAGTTCCAGTTCGCCGGCTACTACATGGCCTTGGAGAAGGGCTTCTATCGGCAAGCCGGGCTGGAGGTGGAGATTCTCCCGGGCGGCCCCCAGGCCGCCAAGCCCATAGCGGCCCTGCTCGACGGCGAGGTCGATTTCGCCATCGCCAACAGCGGCCTGGTCATCGCCCGCATGCAGGGCAAGCCGGTGGTGGCGCTGGCGGCGATCATGCAGTCCTCGCCGGTGGTCTGGATAGTCCGCGCCGACTCGGGCATCTACGCCCCCCAGGACCTGGCCGGCAAGCGGGTGATGCTGCTCGACCCACCGGAAAGCGCCGAGTTGCGCCTCACCCTGCTGCGCGAAGGCCTCGACCTCGACCGCCTGCAAGTCAGCCCCCCCAGTTTCGATCCCCTGGACCTGGTCGACGGCCACACCGACGCCTACAACGGCTACACCTCCAACGAGCCGTTCTGGCTGCAACAGCAGCAGATCCCCTATCGCCTGATCAACCCGCGCGAATACGGCGTGAACTTCTACAACGATGTGCTGGCCACCCGCGAGGCCGTGCTGCGGGACCGCCCGCAACAGGTCGAGGCCTTCACCCAGGCCAGCCTCAGGGGCTGGCAGTACGCCCTGGACAACATCGAGGAAAGCGTGCAGCTGATCCACCGGCGCTACGCCCCGGAAAAGAGCCTGGAGCACCTGCGCTTCGAGGCCCAGGAGCTGAAGAAGCTGATCATGCCCGAGCTGGTCCAGCTCGGGCACATGAACCCCGGACGCTGGCAGACCATCGCCAACAGCTACGTCGAACTGGGCATGGCCAGGGGCTCCGGCGACCTGGACGGCTTCCTCTACCTTGGCCCGGCGCAGACCGATCATCGCCTGCTCTACCAGGTGCTCGGCGGCGCCGCGCTGGCGCTGTTGCTGCTGGGCAGCGTCGCCCTGCGCTTCGCCCACCTGACCAAGCGCCTGCGCCTGGAAATCGGCGCCAGGCGCCAGGCCGAGCAGGAGCTGCGCGACAGCAACCTGCAACTGGAGAAACTGGCCAGCACCGACCGCCTGACCGGGCTCTGGACCCGCCTGCGGCTGGAAGAGGTCGCCCATCAGGAGATCAAGCGTGCCACGCGCTACGACCTGCCCCTGTGCCTGATCTTCTTCGATATCGACCGCTTCAAGACGGTCAACGACCAGCATGGCCACGAGACCGGCGACCGCGTGCTCAGCGCCGTCGCCCAGCGCATCAAGGCGCAGCTGAGGGAGTCGGACTGCCTGTGCCGCTGGGGCGGCGAAGAGTTCATCATCCTCATGCCCCATGCCGACCTCGAACACGCGGCGGTGATGGCGGAGAAGCTGCGCATCCTGGTGGCCGCCACCCCGGTGACCGAGCAGATCGGCGTCACCGCGAGCTTCGGCGTGGCCCAGTGGCGACCAGGACAGAGCCTGCGCGAACTGATGCAGTGCGCCGACCAGGTGCTCTACCTGGCCAAGCAGCGCGGCCGCAACCGCATCGAATGCTACGCCCCGCCCGCGCCGCAAGCCTCGTCATAA